A window of the Candidatus Kryptoniota bacterium genome harbors these coding sequences:
- a CDS encoding BMP family ABC transporter substrate-binding protein produces the protein MTKLTFIMMALFTPALLLQSCGKGQPSATPNSEVGLVFDVGGRGDKSFNDAAYLGLQTAKDSLGVQYQYIEPSGGSDRESALRQLASQKSIGLIFGVGFIFTDDITNVAKDFLDKKFACIDYSYDPTKTLPPNLIAIEFREEEGSFLVGALAGLITKTNTVGFVGGMESPLIKKFQAGYEAGVKYVNPRAKTIVGYAGVTGDAFKNPAKGKELALSQYSQGADIIYHASGVTGLGVFVAAKDMKKFAIGVDMDQWKEAPGYVLTSMVKKGNIAVFDIIKEWKQGKFDGGRADVFGLADDGIGFVYDENNKPLIPQSVYDKVESLRQDIINGKIKVPIE, from the coding sequence CCCGCTCTTCTTCTTCAATCCTGTGGCAAAGGGCAACCCAGCGCAACGCCTAACAGCGAAGTCGGCCTCGTTTTCGATGTAGGCGGTAGAGGTGACAAGTCGTTCAACGACGCGGCGTATCTCGGGTTGCAGACCGCAAAAGACAGTCTCGGCGTCCAGTATCAGTATATCGAGCCGAGCGGCGGTTCAGACCGTGAGTCCGCACTTCGTCAACTGGCGAGTCAGAAAAGTATCGGACTCATATTTGGAGTCGGATTCATATTTACCGACGACATCACGAACGTTGCGAAAGATTTTCTCGATAAGAAATTTGCATGCATCGATTATTCTTATGATCCGACGAAGACGCTTCCTCCCAATCTGATCGCGATAGAGTTCCGCGAGGAAGAAGGATCGTTCCTTGTCGGCGCGCTCGCCGGACTTATCACGAAGACGAATACTGTCGGGTTTGTAGGAGGGATGGAATCGCCGCTGATTAAGAAATTTCAGGCAGGTTACGAAGCCGGCGTAAAGTATGTGAACCCCCGTGCAAAGACAATCGTCGGATATGCCGGAGTCACGGGCGACGCGTTTAAGAATCCCGCCAAGGGTAAAGAGCTTGCCCTCAGCCAGTATTCCCAGGGCGCTGACATTATCTATCATGCTTCCGGAGTGACAGGTCTCGGTGTCTTTGTAGCGGCAAAGGATATGAAAAAGTTCGCGATCGGCGTCGATATGGACCAGTGGAAAGAAGCGCCGGGGTATGTCCTTACAAGCATGGTAAAGAAAGGCAACATAGCCGTATTCGACATCATCAAGGAATGGAAGCAGGGCAAGTTTGACGGAGGTAGGGCTGACGTTTTCGGACTGGCTGACGACGGGATCGGTTTCGTGTACGATGAGAACAACAAGCCGCTCATTCCGCAGAGCGTTTACGACAAGGTCGAATCGCTCAGACAGGACATCATAAACGGAAAAATAAAAGTGCCGATTG